The Mercurialis annua linkage group LG8, ddMerAnnu1.2, whole genome shotgun sequence genome window below encodes:
- the LOC130014954 gene encoding ubiquitin C-terminal hydrolase 12-like gives MNLLTDDNSEIRWKLRSLPPSHYIFKIQDFSLLSDSKAECFESADFQVGAYKWKLSVYLGGNKKKKGDGYISLYLLLSESNELIFTQEINVNFKLFVYDYIHDKYWTIQDDKERRFQGVKREWGFDKLISVADFEDESNGYLLDDCCIFGAEIFIIETTSKGGCLSMLKKRANNKYRWTIENFLELDLPFEDSKVFALRGINWYAQT, from the exons ATGAATCTACTGACAGATGATAATTCAG AAATACGTTGGAAACTAAGAAGTCTTCCACCTTCACACTACATTTTCAAGATCCAAGACTTCTCTTTGCTGTCCGATTCAAAAGCTGAGTGCTTCGAGTCTGCTGATTTTCAAGTTGGTGCCTATAAATG GAAGTTATCTGTGTACCTTGGCggaaataagaaaaagaaaggcGATGGATACATATCTTTATATCTACTTCTGTCTGAATCCAACGAACTTATTTTCACTCAAGAGATTAACGTAAATTTCAAGCTCTTTGTTTATGACTATATTCATGACAAGTACTGGACTATTCAAG ATGACAAAGAAAGGCGGTTTCAAGGAGTGAAAAGAGAATGGGGATTTGACAAACTCATTTCAGTTGCTGATTTCGAAGATGAATCCAATGGATACTTATTGGACGACTGTTGCATTTTTGGCGCTGAAATTTTCATTATAGAAACTACCAGTAAAGGCGGATGCTTGTCAATGTTGAAGAAGCGTGCAAACAATAAGTATAGATGGACTATTGAAAATTTTTTGGAACTGGATCTACCGTTTGAGGATTCAAAAGTGTTTGCCCTCCGTGGCATTAATTGGTATGCACAAACTTGA
- the LOC130014890 gene encoding peptidyl-prolyl cis-trans isomerase FKBP42-like produces the protein MEDSEEQKQSQPIGEDDENEIVAESAAFVHGDPPQNGDGPPKVDSEVEVLHEKVTKQIIKDGHDQKPSKYSTCFLHYRAWTESTQHKFDDTWLEQRPTEMVIGKDSKKRLSIRLEANGSRYLQAYLKDLDSKWDGMI, from the exons ATGGAGGATTCTGAAGAGCAGAAGCAAAGTCAACCGATTG GTGAGGATGATGAAAATGAAATAGTTGCTGAAAGTGCTGCTTTTGTTCATGGTGATCCTCCTCAAAACGGTGATGGTCCCCCAAAAGTCGATTCTGAGGTGGAAGTCCTCCATGAgaaagtcacgaaacaaattatCAAGGACGGACATGATCAGAAACCATCAAAATATTCAACTTGCTTCT TGCACTACAGAGCATGGACTGAAAGCACCCAGCACAAGTTCGATGATACATGGCTCGAGCAACGGCCCACTGAAATGGTTATAGGAAAAG ACTCGAAGAAGCGACTATCGATAAGGCTCGAGGCGAACGGATCGAGATATCTTCAAGCTTATTTGAAGGATTTGGATAGCAaatg ggatggtatgatatga
- the LOC130014955 gene encoding uncharacterized protein LOC130014955 → MAGQRKIITQAKTTIFIFFLLINIVSSEINWKLRSLPPAHYIFNIQNFSLLSDAKAESFHSAEFEVGGYKWKLSVYPGGNKKKNGDGYVSLYLVLSESNKLTFNQEVNVYFKLFVYDHIRGNYWIIQGIKREWGFDKLVSVTDFKNESNGYLTDDCCIFGAEILVVENANKGECLSMVKKPANNKYTWTIHRFSELNSLYSTDSEKFAIGDTKWGLRVYPKGGEEEEGKSLSIYLLLNDNASSEPGRKLYAEYLLRVRNQFEEKHREEEAHDEFESKNGWGYPDLNVSQ, encoded by the exons ATGGCAGGTCAAAGGAAGATCATAACTCAGGCAAAAACAacaattttcatcttttttcttcttattaatATTGTTTCATCAGAAATAAATTGGAAGCTAAGAAGCCTTCCACCTGCACATTACATCTTTAACATTCAAAACTTCTCTTTGCTTTCCGATGCGAAAGCCGAGTCCTTCCACTCTGCTGAATTTGAAGTTGGCGGCTATAAATG GAAGTTGTCTGTGTATCCCGGaggaaacaagaaaaaaaatggggATGGATACGTATCCTTATATCTAGTACTGTCCGAATCCAACAAACTCACTTTTAATCAAGAGGTTAACGTATATTTCAAGCTCTTCGTTTATGATCATATTCGCGGCAATTACTGGATTATTCAAG GAATTAAAAGAGAGTGGGGATTCGACAAACTTGTTTCTGTCACTGATTTTAAGAATGAATCCAATGGATACTTAACGGATGACTGTTGCATTTTTGGTGCTGAGATTTTAGTTGTAGAAAATGCTAATAAAGGTGAGTGTTTGTCCATGGTGAAGAAGCCTGCCAACAATAAGTATACATGGACAATTCACAGATTTTCAGAATTGAATTCATTATATAGTACTGATTCCGAAAAGTTTGCCATCGGTGACACTAAATG GGGGCTACGGGTTTATCCAAAAGGGGGTGAAGAAGAGGAAGGCAAAAGCTTATCCATTTACTTATTGCTAAACGATAATGCAAGTTCCGAGCCTGGAAGAAAGTTGTATGCGGAATACCTGTTACGAGTACGAAACCAATTTGAGGAAAAACATCGTGAAGAGGAAG CTCATGATGAGTTCGAATCCAAGAATGGATGGGGTTATCCAGATTTAAATGTCTCTCAATGA